In one Ictalurus furcatus strain D&B chromosome 10, Billie_1.0, whole genome shotgun sequence genomic region, the following are encoded:
- the rfxank gene encoding DNA-binding protein RFXANK isoform X2, which produces MMENISDDSALDHSTTLTNKQRGNELTVRPATLDNLSIHQLAAHGELSKVKTHLASDHALLNSQDERGFTPLMWAAAFGEIEMVQFLLEKGADPKTFARERECALSLASAGGYADIVDMLLKHDVDVDSYDWNGGTPLLYAVRGNHIKCVQALLRHGADITFEADSGYSPVALAIALGYKKMQKLLEDHILHLLR; this is translated from the exons ATGATGGAGAATATAAGTGACGACAGCGCGCTTGATCACTCCACCACCCTCACTAACAAACAGCGCGGGAACGAGCTCACAGTCCGACCCGCCACTCTGGACA ATTTGTCCATTCATCAACTGGCCGCACATGGTGAACTCTCAAAAGTAAAGACACATCTTGCCAGTG accATGCCCTACTGAACAGTCAGGACGAACGGGGATTCACGCCACTTATGTGGGCAGCAGCATTTGGAGAGATTGAAATGGTCCAATTTCTACTAGAGAAG GGCGCTGATCCGAAAACCTTTGCACGGGAGCGAGAGTGCGCTTTATCCTTAGCCAGTGCTGGGGGATACGCAGACATCGTCGATATGCTTTTAAAACATGACGTTGATGTCGATTCCTACGATTGG AATGGAGGAACTCCTCTTCTTTATGCAGTTCGTGGCAATCATATAAAATGTGTGCAAGCTCTGTTAA gacaTGGAGCTGATATTACATTCGAAGCAGACTCCGGATACAGCCCAGTGGCACTTGCCATTGCTCTTGGCTACAAAAAAA tgcaAAAGCTGCTTGAGGATCACATACTGCACCTGCTTCGATGA
- the rfxank gene encoding DNA-binding protein RFXANK isoform X1 translates to MTVLYTLDSTRFEIPSRCDDKAMMENISDDSALDHSTTLTNKQRGNELTVRPATLDNLSIHQLAAHGELSKVKTHLASDHALLNSQDERGFTPLMWAAAFGEIEMVQFLLEKGADPKTFARERECALSLASAGGYADIVDMLLKHDVDVDSYDWNGGTPLLYAVRGNHIKCVQALLRHGADITFEADSGYSPVALAIALGYKKMQKLLEDHILHLLR, encoded by the exons ATGACCGTTCTTTACACCTTAGACTCGACGCGATTTGAAATACCGAG CAGATGTGATGATAAAGCCATGATGGAGAATATAAGTGACGACAGCGCGCTTGATCACTCCACCACCCTCACTAACAAACAGCGCGGGAACGAGCTCACAGTCCGACCCGCCACTCTGGACA ATTTGTCCATTCATCAACTGGCCGCACATGGTGAACTCTCAAAAGTAAAGACACATCTTGCCAGTG accATGCCCTACTGAACAGTCAGGACGAACGGGGATTCACGCCACTTATGTGGGCAGCAGCATTTGGAGAGATTGAAATGGTCCAATTTCTACTAGAGAAG GGCGCTGATCCGAAAACCTTTGCACGGGAGCGAGAGTGCGCTTTATCCTTAGCCAGTGCTGGGGGATACGCAGACATCGTCGATATGCTTTTAAAACATGACGTTGATGTCGATTCCTACGATTGG AATGGAGGAACTCCTCTTCTTTATGCAGTTCGTGGCAATCATATAAAATGTGTGCAAGCTCTGTTAA gacaTGGAGCTGATATTACATTCGAAGCAGACTCCGGATACAGCCCAGTGGCACTTGCCATTGCTCTTGGCTACAAAAAAA tgcaAAAGCTGCTTGAGGATCACATACTGCACCTGCTTCGATGA